The genomic DNA GCGGTTGTACCGCGTAGCGAGATTGCGTCCGAAATAGACGCTCATCGAAAACTTGTCCGAATGCAGCGGAGCCAGACATTGATTGATCAGCCCCTCTAACTCCAGCGGCACCAAGCGGATCGCTTGCCGCTGCTCGAGATCTTGAATCGTGACGACGCTTGGAAACGGCCGATGCCCGCGTGCTTCGGCCAACAGCGACACGTAATAGCCTAAGCTTTGATAGCGATACGAACGGGCCAGGTTATACAGCTTGATATTGCGACGGCGATTCCAGTCTTGACTTGTCAGATATTCATGCGGGTCGACGATCTCGACACCGGGAATATTGCGAATCCAATCCTGCTCTGCCTCGGTAACGATTACGACAGCCATCGATCTTCACGGTCCTTCAGCTAGGTTTGTGGACGCAGGACAAGAAAATTGGAATCAAACGTGACGATGCCCAACAGCACCGCCGCCGCCACGTGGTCGATCGGCGACCAATAATACGATTGCGATGCGCCGCCGGAATTCGGGTGCAGCGGATCGGCGATCATCACCGAATCGGCTTCGTCGTCATAACCGCTCAGCACAACAAAATGCCCAACCGGTTCGCCTCGCAGGTCATCGGGGATGCTGCTGATACCGCGTTCATCGGGCGGCTGAGGGCACTCGCGAGCCTCTTGATACAAAAACGTGGCGCTCAGCCCCGCGAGCATCGGGACGCGCTCGGTCAGATGCTGCCGGATCAACGGGCGTTCCAACGGTTGCATTCGCACCTGGCCACCCAACGCGATGAAACGCAGGTACGCGTCGGTCGCCACGGCCAGACGAGGGTTCGAATCCCCCTTGCACTCCCGCTGCCGCTGCAAGCGTTCGGCGAGATCGATATCGGACCGGTTGAACCAACTGGGGTCGAAGACTTGCACGTTATACGTGTAGATCGTCGCGGTAAAACCGCGGACCAGAGCGTGGCAGGCCAGCTGAACCGCCAGCGTTCCTCCCATCTCCAGTTGAGGAATGTCGGCCAGGATTTGGGAGACCGGCATGTGGACTCCCCAGTAGCGGTAGATCGCCTGGAGACAAGTCGCTCCACAGGCGGAATCCGTCGGCTGGGTTTCAATCTCAACGGGTAGAGTCAGCTTCATACGTGCAGGCGAACGGTAGAGACCATCGAACGCCGGCCTCGATCGATGAGCCGGTTTGCGCATGATAACACCGGCCGATCCTTATTGAGAAGGACTCAATTTGAAAATCGAATTGTCGCAGCCGCTGGGCGCGCTCTTGGTTGGGTCCTCGTTCCGACCTAGAATAGAAAGCCCGCGATGCTGGCAGCGTCGCTGATCGGTCGGCGGTGGATCCCACGCGCCGGCCGCCCACCATTAACAAACTCAATTCCCAAACACTCAAACCGGAGAATCCAATGCGATTCATGGTCTATGTTGTCGCCGTACTGATCGCCGCAGGCATCGTCTTTGTCATGGGTAAGCCCAGCGAAACCGCTCAGCAGAGCGATCCAAACGTTGCTAGCAGCACCACGCTTGCTGTCGATTCTGGATCGGACGTCGATGTCCAGAGCGTGGCGCTAAGCGTCCCTGGAATGCACTGCGCCTTTGGTTGTTACCCAACCGTCAAAGAGGCATTGGAATCGGTCGACGGAGTCCAAGGTGTCGAGCTGGCCGAGCAGAAAAGCGAAACCGAGCTGGACAACAAGACTGTCTTCGTGACCTTCAACAATGCTTTCAAACTGGAAACCGCATTGGCGAAGCTGGAAAAGGCGGGCTTCGACGCCACCAAGATCGACGCCAACTAACCGCATCTGTCTCGATCGAATCAGCAGCCGCAGACTCTCTGCGGCTCCCCGATTTCTGATTTCAACAACAGCCCACGCGATGCGGCCATCGCTTCACCGCGGTCGCCAGCGGTGGCGAGACTCACGTTGAAATCATTCCGCCAGCAGCTTGGCGAACAAAAAAGCTTGTGCGTTGGCAAACGGGGTCTTCGAGTGTCCGCGGATCGCCAGATGGCATTCCTGCCCAACGCTATCGGCTTTCTCTTTCATCTTGACGCCGTAGACGGGGTGATGGATTCCGTGCCCCGCATTTTTTGACGGCAGCGTCATGTCGGCGGAATAGGTCATGAACAGCGGAGGATCGTCGCTGCTGACGTGATTGTAAGGCGAGAATTCGACATACAGTTCGCGGTGCTTGTCGTAGTTGGCCAGCGCCCCGGCCATCGTCGCTTCGCCGACTGCCATGTTGATCATCCGGTGCTCCAGCACGCCCGGTCCCAGCCAGGGTTCGATGACCTTGGGGTCGATCGAGGTCTGTCCGGAAGAGACGGCAGCGGCGGTAACTCGCGTCGATTGACGGGCCACGGGGTCGCCCGATTTCGGATCGGCCAGATCGTCGTGGCACAACAGCCACATCGAAGTGCATGCGCCGGCGCTTCCGCCGGTCAATGCGATCCGGTCGGGGCGGATGTTCCACTCGCTGGCCTTGCTGCGAATGAACTGGATCGCGCGAGCGGCGTCGTGCACCGGAGCGGGCAACGGCACCTCGCCGGTCAAACGATAATTGATCGCGGCATAAGAGATCCCTTTGTCGAGGAACGGTTGGACGTCGGCGGGGCGTCGTTTTTTGTCGCCGCCGGTCCAGCCGCCGCCGTGGATATAGACCAACAACGGACGCGGCCCATCGCCTTCGGCCTGCCAAAAATCGATCACCTGCAACGCGTGGTCACCATAGGGAACGTTGGCGTGCGTCGGAGCTTGTTGGGCGTCGGCGGTCGATGCACAGATCAACAACGCCGCGAATGCGGCTACGCAAACAGATTTCATCGTGGCAGCTTTCTCGAGGGTGGGGATGCGTGGCTGGCCACTCCAACGGAGAGGGTCGAGGCGGCCAAACTAGTCGCGGCGACTGGGTGAGCTATGTTATAACAACGATTGCAGCCTGTTTCTATCAAATCCTCGATCGACCGCCGCTGTCGGCGGTCGCCGCACAGTAAATCGCGGTGGCAATCCAACAGCGGTCGCTGGCGGCATCGCGTCGCCCGGTCGTCAGTGTCACCAAATTGCAGTACAACGGTGGGCGAGAGGAGCGTCAAGGAAACGCAATGCCGAAGGGTTTTTTTTCGCAAGGTCTGTGTATCTTATTGAGCGAGCCGGTTTCGCTGGATCGGATCGCGCAAGCGCTACGCGGCTTTGAGATAGTCGGACAGCCGACTGGTGGTGACGATGAACTGATCGACCTGCCATCGCTGCTGCTAGGGTTCCGCCCCGACGTCGATGGCCAAGTTTTACTGAGCGTCGTCGAGAATCGCTGGCCCGACGAGATGGGAGATCCCCAAGAGCAGCCCGACGTGTTTGTCGCTTGGTCGCTGGGACAGTTTGGCCCGCTGGCTTACCCGGGTTGTCTGGAGCGAGCGACCGAACAGGCATGGGCTTGGGAGGAGTGCCGCGAGGCGACTCAAAAGCACACCTGTTTCATCCGCGTTCTGTGCAGCTACGTGATCGGAGTCGCCGACGAAGACGCGCCTCTGTTGCCCGAAGATTACGACGCCATCGACGAGATGGAGTATCTGACGAAGATCGCCGCGGCGCTGCTGACGATCCCCGAAGCGATCTGCTATTTCAATCCCG from Rosistilla oblonga includes the following:
- a CDS encoding alpha/beta hydrolase; amino-acid sequence: MKSVCVAAFAALLICASTADAQQAPTHANVPYGDHALQVIDFWQAEGDGPRPLLVYIHGGGWTGGDKKRRPADVQPFLDKGISYAAINYRLTGEVPLPAPVHDAARAIQFIRSKASEWNIRPDRIALTGGSAGACTSMWLLCHDDLADPKSGDPVARQSTRVTAAAVSSGQTSIDPKVIEPWLGPGVLEHRMINMAVGEATMAGALANYDKHRELYVEFSPYNHVSSDDPPLFMTYSADMTLPSKNAGHGIHHPVYGVKMKEKADSVGQECHLAIRGHSKTPFANAQAFLFAKLLAE
- a CDS encoding DUF4261 domain-containing protein, with protein sequence MPKGFFSQGLCILLSEPVSLDRIAQALRGFEIVGQPTGGDDELIDLPSLLLGFRPDVDGQVLLSVVENRWPDEMGDPQEQPDVFVAWSLGQFGPLAYPGCLERATEQAWAWEECREATQKHTCFIRVLCSYVIGVADEDAPLLPEDYDAIDEMEYLTKIAAALLTIPEAICYFNPGGEVLRDEDGLREGLNYAWSHHLPPLDMWTNVRLFRATDEWSLMDTVGNGQFDLPDVEAAYLADKYEATEVEGFLRNASLYMLKEGDVIEEDDTADGPGDIVWRAILCDDALTDPPRPTVRWFPDDGSEAPTELTDTGLSDDEIEEQLDELMDFEDPEDDNEMPF
- a CDS encoding heavy-metal-associated domain-containing protein, which translates into the protein MRFMVYVVAVLIAAGIVFVMGKPSETAQQSDPNVASSTTLAVDSGSDVDVQSVALSVPGMHCAFGCYPTVKEALESVDGVQGVELAEQKSETELDNKTVFVTFNNAFKLETALAKLEKAGFDATKIDAN